One genomic window of Malaciobacter molluscorum LMG 25693 includes the following:
- a CDS encoding AAA family ATPase — protein MELVYLWVEKYKNIEKQGFNFSPRFKCEYDGKTNELTIDENKEYVSIFPENINITAVVGENGSGKSTICECFYDDPDLKNIRAIYFKNNKFYSNFEFKIKEEIEIIDLDSFDISNNLNYYNSSRDSVDASDEEIKIKFNSMFFELLKDDISFFNFLDNNYYFDSYLFEIDENKFYDLTFNTKKINLSNYTFHKNYLFKVIIVDILLVIYGKDIDKKVPNNIFERLSKNDFFIDDFLQIINFCKKEKKLVIYKYLTIKNLEILEIFFKMANYSLKSDYIYLDKKIDFKNELIEYLYYEMNILNINFCNSKKNIEFNSLSEGERTQLMLFTKITNNLKSNIGDNNRLYFLDEPDLSLHPNWQRRLINNINIVHKKLKYTNVNIHFIITSHSPFILSDLPKENVIFLEKGKQVHPFEKNQQTFGANIHTLLSHGFFMQNGLMGEFAKSKISKILKFLNGEKRFIDLEVKILPPLKIQNNFFEKNLRPIIEFIGEDFLKEKLLRMYEIKFPKSNEAKIKELENEIKRLKNATN, from the coding sequence ATGGAATTGGTTTATTTATGGGTAGAAAAATATAAAAATATAGAAAAGCAAGGTTTTAATTTTTCTCCTAGGTTTAAGTGTGAATATGATGGAAAAACAAATGAATTGACTATTGATGAAAACAAAGAGTATGTAAGTATCTTTCCTGAAAATATAAATATCACTGCTGTTGTTGGGGAAAATGGGAGCGGGAAAAGTACGATTTGTGAATGTTTTTATGATGACCCTGATTTAAAAAATATTAGAGCAATATATTTTAAAAACAATAAATTTTATTCAAATTTTGAATTTAAAATAAAAGAAGAAATAGAAATAATAGATTTAGACTCTTTTGATATTTCTAATAATCTTAATTATTATAATTCAAGTAGAGATTCCGTTGATGCAAGTGATGAAGAAATAAAAATTAAATTTAATTCAATGTTTTTTGAATTATTAAAAGATGATATATCCTTTTTTAATTTTTTAGATAATAATTACTACTTTGATTCATACCTATTTGAGATTGATGAAAACAAATTTTATGATTTAACTTTTAATACTAAAAAAATAAATCTATCTAATTATACATTTCATAAAAACTATTTATTTAAAGTTATTATTGTTGATATACTTTTGGTAATATATGGGAAGGATATTGATAAAAAAGTTCCTAATAATATATTCGAAAGACTAAGCAAGAATGACTTTTTTATTGATGACTTTTTACAAATTATTAATTTTTGTAAAAAAGAAAAAAAACTTGTTATTTATAAATATTTAACAATAAAAAATTTAGAAATATTAGAAATTTTTTTTAAAATGGCTAATTATTCTTTAAAGTCAGACTACATATATTTAGATAAAAAAATAGATTTTAAAAATGAATTAATAGAATATTTATATTATGAAATGAATATTTTAAACATAAATTTCTGCAATAGCAAAAAAAATATAGAATTTAATTCTTTAAGTGAGGGAGAAAGAACACAATTAATGTTATTTACAAAAATAACAAATAATTTAAAAAGTAATATAGGAGATAACAATAGGTTATATTTTTTAGATGAACCTGATTTATCCTTGCATCCTAATTGGCAAAGAAGATTAATTAATAACATAAATATTGTACATAAAAAATTAAAATATACAAATGTAAATATTCATTTTATTATTACTTCTCATTCACCATTCATACTTTCAGACTTACCAAAAGAAAATGTAATATTTTTAGAAAAAGGGAAACAAGTTCATCCTTTTGAAAAGAATCAACAAACATTTGGAGCAAATATACATACACTACTTTCACATGGTTTCTTTATGCAAAATGGACTTATGGGTGAATTTGCAAAGAGTAAAATCTCAAAAATATTAAAATTTTTAAATGGGGAAAAGAGATTTATCGACTTAGAAGTTAAAATTTTGCCTCCATTAAAAATACAAAATAACTTTTTTGAAAAAAATTTAAGACCTATTATAGAATTTATTGGAGAAGATTTTTTAAAAGAAAAACTTTTAAGAATGTATGAAATTAAATTTCCAAAATCTAATGAAGCAAAAATAAAAGAATTAGAAAATGAAATAAAAAGATTAAAAAATGCTACAAATTAA
- a CDS encoding dihydrofolate reductase, which translates to MKISMIVAYGKNWEIGLDNQMLWHISEDFKNFKKITSGHHILMGRKTFESIGKALPNRTSLVLSKSGFKHDEVYTFSDEKEAFDFARRNTEEELFIIGGANIYKTLFNYVDKMYLSEVDFEGEADAFLEEIDFTNWDLTEQKDYEAIFEDGKLKSPAWKFKVYEKRD; encoded by the coding sequence ATGAAAATTTCAATGATTGTAGCATATGGAAAGAATTGGGAAATTGGTTTAGATAATCAAATGTTATGGCATATATCTGAAGATTTTAAAAACTTTAAAAAAATAACTTCAGGTCATCATATTCTAATGGGTAGAAAAACATTTGAATCTATAGGAAAAGCTCTTCCAAATAGAACATCTTTAGTTTTAAGTAAGAGTGGATTTAAGCATGATGAGGTTTATACATTTAGTGATGAAAAAGAGGCTTTTGATTTTGCAAGAAGAAATACAGAAGAAGAACTTTTTATAATTGGTGGTGCAAATATTTATAAAACACTATTTAATTATGTTGATAAAATGTATTTAAGTGAAGTTGATTTTGAAGGTGAAGCAGATGCTTTTTTAGAAGAAATTGACTTTACAAATTGGGATTTGACTGAACAAAAAGATTATGAAGCAATTTTTGAAGATGGAAAACTAAAAAGTCCAGCTTGGAAATTTAAAGTTTATGAAAAAAGAGATTAA
- a CDS encoding DUF4153 domain-containing protein produces the protein MTFYKRIKEQFTKEVFSRFPATFIFMPLAIISTFANKYYNYLDLSKFFIYAMIISITIHLFIYKKNISIPFKIIIWVLGFITIFLSNYFHDTQYFYWLSLLLFLSFSSFLMKKTSNIEILNFNLFCLYAISFAFFSSVILYIGVLSIYSTVKYLFDIKILTDNILKDIATITFLGLFPILFLNKIIKSDFDYKEKINEHFYSVILKYILSPLVFVYTIILYIYFAKITILQELPKGNLALIICIFFTIVILVKSLLTGLAKHNKLTNFILRFSTYFSIIPIIFLSISIYTRVSQYGITSSRYVLIACAIWFIYLLIYELIYKQFNIKNALISLFIITLFSGLTPFNAHYISVYSQADRLKNIFIKNDMYINSKVIPAKKELPGKQRIEITSIINYLENSIKGREELKKLLKIEINTNFYNNVFKHLNIEYTTKYTIKQRKYLTGFKLNDIAINSKNYNYSFSIFFSDSMKKAYYGNKYFTYWLEKYSILNLKIENKLFQLDLRHILEKLKKEKIKVIDKTNYKKMVFKIKHKNLIIKLFIKDIYFSNKDNKIEIYSANGLLLFNIENRK, from the coding sequence ATGACATTTTATAAAAGAATAAAAGAACAATTTACAAAAGAAGTTTTTTCAAGATTTCCAGCTACATTTATTTTTATGCCACTTGCAATAATATCTACATTTGCTAATAAATATTATAATTATTTAGATTTATCAAAATTCTTTATTTATGCAATGATTATTTCTATAACTATTCATCTTTTTATTTATAAAAAAAATATATCAATACCATTTAAAATAATCATTTGGGTTTTAGGATTTATTACTATATTTTTATCAAATTACTTTCATGATACACAATATTTTTACTGGTTAAGTCTTTTACTATTTTTAAGTTTTTCTAGTTTTCTTATGAAAAAAACATCAAATATAGAAATATTAAATTTTAATCTATTTTGTTTATATGCAATTAGTTTTGCATTTTTTAGTTCTGTAATACTATATATTGGTGTATTAAGTATATACTCAACAGTAAAATATCTATTTGATATAAAAATCTTAACTGATAACATTTTAAAAGATATTGCAACAATTACATTTTTAGGACTATTTCCTATTTTGTTCTTAAATAAAATTATAAAAAGTGATTTTGATTATAAAGAAAAAATCAATGAACACTTTTATTCAGTAATATTAAAATATATTTTATCTCCTTTAGTTTTTGTATATACAATTATTTTATATATATATTTTGCAAAAATAACTATTTTACAAGAACTTCCAAAAGGTAACTTAGCATTAATCATTTGCATATTTTTTACTATAGTTATATTAGTAAAAAGTTTATTGACTGGTTTAGCAAAACATAATAAACTAACTAACTTTATACTTAGATTTTCAACTTATTTTTCAATTATCCCAATAATATTTTTATCTATATCAATATATACAAGAGTTTCACAATATGGTATAACTTCTTCAAGATATGTACTTATTGCTTGTGCTATTTGGTTTATATATTTATTAATTTATGAATTAATATATAAACAATTTAATATAAAAAATGCTCTTATATCTCTTTTTATTATTACTTTATTTAGTGGATTAACACCATTTAATGCTCACTATATATCTGTTTATTCACAAGCTGATAGATTAAAAAATATTTTTATAAAAAATGATATGTATATAAATTCAAAAGTAATTCCTGCAAAAAAAGAACTACCTGGAAAACAAAGAATAGAAATAACATCTATTATAAATTATCTTGAAAATAGTATAAAAGGTAGAGAGGAATTAAAAAAACTATTAAAAATAGAGATAAATACAAATTTTTACAATAATGTATTCAAGCATCTAAATATAGAATATACAACAAAATATACAATAAAACAAAGAAAATATCTTACTGGTTTTAAACTTAATGATATTGCAATAAATTCTAAAAACTATAACTATTCATTTTCTATTTTTTTCTCAGATTCTATGAAAAAAGCATATTATGGAAATAAATATTTTACATATTGGTTAGAGAAATATTCAATATTAAACCTTAAAATAGAAAATAAACTTTTTCAACTTGATTTAAGACATATTTTAGAAAAACTAAAAAAAGAAAAAATCAAAGTTATTGATAAAACAAACTATAAAAAAATGGTTTTTAAAATAAAACATAAAAATCTAATAATCAAATTATTTATTAAAGATATTTATTTTTCAAACAAAGATAATAAAATAGAAATTTATTCTGCTAATGGACTACTTTTATTTAATATAGAAAATAGAAAATAA
- a CDS encoding SEL1-like repeat protein, with product MKYLYIILILFLTNTNLISNESNSKEDLIKKAKKANIQAIMDLNKYYYFPETKEGFEYFKKWYPIVLKEANAQDLYKFAMLFKKYNDMFINGHEKYRELLKMSLKKGNKKARIELMKTYYFQYKKRIDIKNDILKDGTKEEIEQAYKIFNNQYESSIADEIKKVLIKKGSEEKQNNYLKDLKKTFYKSKKQTNNLIKKIYETNNLQTLYETAKYLQTKRRRNDAIKLFEKALSLKPTIDIKKDILSELGISYQRIDFNKSLEYLQEATKLYSKSAANYILTLYRANKKYFDKYIQLKNTLLKTSEGKKILADFAYTTYSKYYAYELYEQLAKQEDKDSIIKLTTERFKFSEYSFSPEVYLISKKWEKYIFETKNRDLLLLLKDKLSNKYSKDAKELSSKITQILSSKDNILALRKKYEDNYYDDKAKEYLNKAYELGDTYSAFKLADLYIQERQLPKAIKIYEDLINKKDLYASVALANLYIENYKNYDKAITYLKASANKGYIQAIKKLGYIYAFSDKQNIQKAKTYLTKAINKGEIYSLYYMGTISLKEKNLKDAVRYYQEAIKYKIDDAFYPLASLYSNRFGEYLYKLDNKKAFNYLKEAEKIYKNAALCYQLADFYQNAIGVKKDIKKALNYYEQAYRYDKKPKVAYLIATIYEKNNDIPKAKNWYSKANTKEALKKLEELNKK from the coding sequence GTGAAATATCTATATATAATACTTATACTTTTTTTAACAAATACAAATTTAATATCAAACGAAAGTAATTCAAAAGAAGATCTTATTAAGAAAGCTAAAAAAGCTAATATCCAAGCAATAATGGATCTTAATAAATATTACTATTTTCCAGAAACAAAAGAGGGTTTTGAATACTTTAAAAAATGGTATCCAATAGTATTAAAAGAAGCAAATGCACAAGATTTATATAAATTTGCAATGCTTTTTAAAAAATATAATGATATGTTTATAAATGGGCATGAAAAATATAGAGAGCTTTTAAAAATGTCTTTAAAAAAAGGTAATAAAAAAGCTAGAATTGAACTTATGAAAACCTATTATTTTCAATATAAAAAAAGAATAGATATAAAAAATGATATTTTAAAAGATGGGACAAAAGAAGAAATAGAACAAGCTTACAAAATTTTTAATAACCAATATGAAAGTTCAATAGCAGATGAGATTAAAAAAGTTTTAATAAAAAAAGGTTCTGAAGAAAAACAAAACAATTATCTAAAAGATTTAAAAAAGACATTTTATAAATCAAAAAAACAGACAAATAATCTTATAAAGAAGATTTATGAAACCAATAATCTACAAACTTTATATGAAACAGCTAAATATCTTCAAACAAAAAGAAGAAGAAATGATGCTATAAAACTTTTTGAAAAAGCTTTAAGCTTAAAACCAACTATTGATATAAAAAAAGATATTCTAAGTGAACTTGGAATAAGTTATCAAAGAATTGATTTTAATAAATCTTTAGAATATCTACAAGAAGCTACAAAATTGTATAGCAAGTCTGCTGCAAACTATATCTTAACTCTATATAGAGCTAATAAAAAATATTTTGACAAATATATACAATTAAAAAATACTCTTCTAAAAACATCCGAAGGAAAAAAAATATTAGCAGATTTTGCTTATACAACATATTCAAAATATTATGCATATGAATTATATGAGCAGTTAGCAAAACAAGAAGATAAAGATTCTATTATAAAATTGACGACTGAAAGATTTAAGTTTAGTGAGTATTCATTCTCTCCTGAAGTTTATTTAATATCTAAAAAATGGGAAAAATATATTTTTGAAACAAAAAATAGAGATTTATTACTTTTATTAAAAGATAAATTATCAAACAAATACTCAAAGGATGCAAAAGAACTATCATCAAAAATCACACAAATACTTTCTTCAAAAGATAATATTTTAGCTTTAAGAAAAAAATATGAAGATAATTATTATGATGATAAAGCAAAAGAATACCTAAATAAAGCATATGAACTAGGAGATACTTATAGTGCTTTTAAACTTGCAGATTTATATATTCAAGAAAGACAACTTCCTAAAGCTATAAAAATCTATGAAGATCTAATAAATAAAAAAGATTTATATGCTTCAGTAGCACTTGCAAATTTATATATTGAAAATTACAAAAATTATGATAAAGCAATAACTTATTTAAAAGCATCAGCAAATAAAGGATACATTCAAGCTATTAAAAAGTTAGGATATATTTATGCCTTTAGTGACAAACAAAATATACAAAAAGCAAAAACTTATTTAACTAAAGCAATAAACAAAGGAGAAATATATTCGCTATATTATATGGGAACTATATCTTTGAAAGAAAAAAATCTAAAAGATGCAGTAAGATATTATCAAGAAGCTATTAAATATAAAATAGATGATGCATTTTATCCTTTGGCTTCATTATATTCAAATAGATTTGGAGAATATTTATATAAATTAGATAATAAAAAAGCTTTTAACTATTTAAAAGAAGCAGAAAAAATATATAAAAATGCAGCATTATGTTATCAGTTAGCAGATTTTTATCAAAATGCAATAGGTGTAAAAAAAGATATAAAAAAAGCTTTAAATTATTATGAACAAGCATACAGATATGACAAAAAGCCTAAAGTAGCCTATCTTATTGCAACAATTTATGAAAAAAACAATGATATACCAAAAGCAAAAAACTGGTATTCAAAAGCAAATACAAAAGAAGCACTAAAAAAATTAGAAGAATTAAATAAAAAATAA
- a CDS encoding thymidylate synthase, translating into MKQYLDLLQHILDNGTLKEDRTGTGTTSVFGYQMRFDLSEGFPLVTTKKTHLKAIISELLWFIEGSTDERRLAEIHFGDKRENLIDKKTVWTANADAQGKDLGYTNTDTIKELGPVYGAQWRSWEGANSKKVDQLAQLIEQIKTNPDSRRLILNAWNAAEIDNMALPPCHTFFQFYVVDKKLSCQLYQRSADVFLGVPFNIASYALLTMMIAQVCDLEVGDFVHTFGDAHIYSNHMEQVKLQLTRTPFEKPTMKINPNVKNIDDFKMEDFELCDYKCHEPIKAKMAV; encoded by the coding sequence TTGAAACAATATTTAGATTTATTACAACATATATTAGATAACGGAACATTAAAAGAAGATAGAACAGGTACAGGAACAACTTCAGTTTTTGGTTATCAAATGCGGTTTGATTTAAGTGAAGGTTTTCCCTTAGTTACGACAAAAAAAACTCATTTAAAAGCTATTATTTCTGAACTATTATGGTTTATTGAGGGAAGTACAGATGAAAGAAGACTTGCTGAAATACATTTTGGTGATAAAAGAGAAAATCTAATTGATAAAAAAACTGTATGGACTGCAAATGCAGATGCACAAGGGAAAGACTTAGGTTATACAAATACTGATACTATTAAAGAATTAGGTCCTGTTTATGGTGCACAGTGGAGAAGTTGGGAAGGTGCAAACTCAAAAAAAGTTGATCAATTAGCACAATTAATAGAGCAAATAAAAACAAATCCAGATAGTAGAAGATTGATATTGAATGCTTGGAATGCAGCAGAGATAGATAATATGGCACTTCCTCCTTGTCATACATTTTTTCAATTTTATGTAGTAGATAAAAAATTATCTTGCCAGTTATACCAAAGAAGTGCAGATGTATTTTTGGGAGTTCCTTTTAATATAGCTTCATATGCACTTTTAACTATGATGATTGCACAAGTTTGTGATCTAGAAGTAGGAGATTTTGTGCATACTTTTGGTGATGCACATATTTATTCAAATCATATGGAACAAGTTAAGTTACAACTTACTAGAACTCCTTTTGAAAAACCAACAATGAAAATCAATCCAAATGTAAAAAATATAGATGATTTTAAAATGGAAGATTTTGAACTTTGTGACTATAAATGTCATGAACCAATAAAAGCAAAGATGGCAGTATAA
- a CDS encoding ankyrin repeat domain-containing protein, whose translation MSFLDKILNNKKDDKNSNEFFFAKKKKNSEIEELIKEENIEELKKLITTQNVNEKELNSHYALYYAVIYNKKQIVDYLFSLGAKVDTAKQNITDNVTELLIDINNYEILDSFLNQKMILPRLISNVPLLHYALEKKVSFKFIKLLLENKVQIEEFKEKTALQKALEVNSDFNTIQYLIKIDTQNISIFNNDKNILEDIILSPLDNLKKIEIIKELKKQTNITLNQTTKDNKETILELAIRLKQNMVAKELILLGADFSTIKNELNSLFEKGDLEDITNYIKSENLDFINYCSILTYEEICEYFDSCDNLENSTVILNIIENPKLNLIQKKQLISLAVSKKANVNEIDERVNTTALLNYSKLIKQTTYIDLIQLLLELGAKIEICGQSAFLYAIKSYNLEILNLFIKYNANVNFVTKDNQSIANYIVEDEFIKKDENKIVELLKISIKNGLDLNTKSTFFIDEEEEILDIFSIFICERKENTIEFLLNKDLPLNDDSNYIYYAIRYLNTDSLQKRIIDLNPEYEYKNFYIIGKQTDSAQALGMAIEYKKENLVKLILESYPNMKSYCTIKETLLDLIENKFEISTIKELIKKDPDINRKYTILTSQPYTSTILLMCIKRINDIKYNKKEKYIQILEFLLQNKADPNIQEVYENEKIDSSTIFDLLVNENSLNKQILDMIIKYGADLNIRTVVYKNSIIHNIINNSLYISDDIVISYLEYFDKKIGINLEDKNKEGLTLLLCACWVCKSKVVRWLLEKGANIHVKGGSLNVNTLYTTLCTNRDVKAIERLNTIKVLIEYGADIEELSNNLTALMASCFYGTYICTEYLLQIGAKVNNKNKDNNTAVNYCVQGNVGYDTPSSVESIKGRTLLLLHKYEADLDNIPDINKSALVTTILDNKKELFDHLLQLKVDINKKDKNSITALMYAVTEGSIYFINRLLDEESLNINEVNKYNANALFFTLYRNNTNEAITIFEKLIKNDIKETLLEDQRTLLHKACEIGNIEIIPSILDFTKHDINNVDEFGTTALLSSIISNQNYEFRTIKIVKLLVQKGANINIIDKEDNHALTSAIKLKQINLVKTLLELQADINVVSREGKTAIHFLLDTNYTINELEIYLKLFDDYGIDINYNKNIDCALLYYIKSMDFSSNRSMGFLQEDIKIKKEEDNIVNLLIKYKANIKEAINQAIENNESKDIIDYLKEKGNM comes from the coding sequence ATGTCTTTTCTAGATAAAATTCTAAATAATAAAAAAGATGATAAAAATTCAAATGAGTTCTTTTTTGCTAAGAAAAAAAAGAACTCAGAAATAGAAGAATTGATAAAAGAAGAGAATATTGAAGAGTTAAAAAAACTTATTACAACACAAAATGTAAATGAAAAAGAATTAAATTCTCATTATGCTCTTTATTATGCAGTTATTTATAATAAAAAACAAATTGTTGATTATCTTTTTTCTTTAGGAGCAAAGGTTGATACTGCAAAACAAAATATCACTGATAATGTAACAGAACTTTTAATTGATATAAACAATTATGAAATATTAGACTCTTTTTTAAATCAAAAAATGATACTTCCTAGACTTATTTCGAATGTTCCTTTATTACATTATGCCCTAGAAAAAAAAGTAAGTTTTAAATTTATAAAATTACTTTTAGAGAATAAAGTACAAATAGAAGAGTTTAAAGAAAAAACAGCTCTTCAAAAAGCGTTGGAAGTAAATAGTGATTTTAATACAATTCAATATTTAATTAAAATAGATACACAAAATATTAGTATTTTTAATAATGATAAAAATATTTTAGAAGATATTATATTATCACCTTTAGATAATTTAAAAAAAATAGAAATAATAAAAGAGTTAAAAAAACAAACAAATATAACTTTAAATCAAACTACAAAAGATAATAAAGAGACAATTTTAGAACTAGCTATAAGACTCAAACAAAATATGGTAGCAAAAGAATTAATCCTTTTAGGTGCTGATTTTTCTACAATAAAAAATGAATTAAATTCTCTTTTTGAAAAAGGTGATTTAGAAGATATAACAAACTATATAAAATCAGAAAACTTAGACTTTATTAACTATTGTTCCATTTTAACATATGAAGAGATTTGTGAATATTTTGATAGTTGTGATAACTTAGAAAACTCTACAGTAATATTAAATATCATAGAAAATCCAAAATTAAATCTTATTCAAAAAAAGCAATTAATATCTTTAGCAGTAAGCAAAAAAGCAAATGTAAATGAGATCGATGAAAGAGTTAATACTACTGCTTTATTAAATTACTCAAAATTAATAAAACAAACTACTTATATAGATTTAATTCAATTACTTCTTGAGTTAGGTGCAAAAATAGAAATATGTGGACAAAGTGCATTTTTATATGCTATAAAAAGTTATAATTTAGAAATATTAAACTTATTTATAAAATACAATGCTAATGTCAATTTTGTAACTAAAGATAACCAAAGTATTGCTAATTATATAGTTGAAGATGAGTTTATCAAAAAAGATGAAAATAAAATAGTTGAATTATTGAAGATATCTATTAAAAATGGTTTAGATTTAAATACAAAATCAACTTTCTTTATAGACGAAGAAGAAGAAATACTTGATATTTTCAGTATTTTTATATGCGAAAGAAAAGAAAATACTATTGAATTCTTACTAAATAAAGATCTTCCTTTAAATGATGATAGCAATTATATATATTATGCAATTAGATACTTAAATACAGACTCATTGCAAAAAAGAATTATTGATTTAAATCCAGAATATGAATACAAAAACTTTTATATAATAGGCAAACAAACAGATAGTGCTCAAGCTTTAGGAATGGCAATTGAGTATAAAAAAGAAAACCTAGTAAAACTAATTTTAGAATCATACCCTAATATGAAAAGTTATTGTACTATTAAAGAAACATTATTAGATTTAATAGAAAATAAATTTGAAATATCTACAATAAAAGAACTCATAAAAAAAGATCCAGATATAAATAGAAAATATACAATACTAACATCACAACCTTATACTTCTACAATACTTTTAATGTGCATAAAAAGAATCAATGATATAAAATATAACAAAAAAGAAAAATATATTCAAATTTTAGAGTTTTTATTACAAAATAAAGCAGATCCAAATATACAAGAAGTATATGAAAATGAAAAAATAGACTCTTCTACTATTTTTGACTTATTAGTAAATGAAAATAGTTTAAATAAACAGATACTAGATATGATTATAAAATATGGTGCAGATTTAAATATTAGAACTGTAGTTTATAAAAATAGTATTATACATAATATTATAAATAATTCATTATACATATCAGATGATATAGTTATATCATATTTAGAATATTTTGATAAAAAAATAGGAATTAATCTTGAAGATAAAAATAAAGAAGGCCTTACTTTACTTTTATGTGCTTGCTGGGTATGTAAATCAAAAGTAGTAAGATGGCTTCTTGAAAAAGGTGCTAATATTCATGTTAAAGGTGGAAGTTTAAATGTAAATACTTTATATACTACACTTTGTACAAATAGAGATGTAAAAGCAATTGAAAGATTAAACACTATAAAAGTTCTAATTGAATATGGCGCAGATATAGAAGAATTATCAAATAATTTAACTGCTTTGATGGCATCTTGCTTTTATGGTACATATATTTGTACAGAGTATTTATTACAAATAGGTGCAAAAGTAAATAATAAAAATAAAGATAATAATACAGCAGTAAATTATTGTGTACAAGGAAATGTGGGATATGATACACCTAGTAGTGTTGAAAGTATAAAAGGTAGAACTTTATTATTACTTCATAAATATGAAGCAGATTTAGATAATATCCCCGATATAAATAAAAGCGCACTTGTTACAACAATCTTAGATAATAAAAAAGAATTATTTGATCATTTATTACAACTAAAAGTTGATATTAATAAAAAAGATAAAAATTCTATAACTGCTTTAATGTATGCTGTAACTGAAGGCTCAATCTATTTTATTAATAGACTTTTAGATGAAGAAAGTTTAAATATAAATGAAGTTAATAAATATAATGCAAATGCTCTTTTTTTTACTCTTTATAGAAATAATACAAATGAAGCTATTACAATATTTGAAAAATTAATAAAAAATGATATTAAAGAAACATTACTAGAAGATCAAAGAACTCTGCTTCACAAAGCTTGTGAAATAGGAAATATTGAAATTATTCCTTCAATATTAGATTTTACAAAACATGATATTAATAATGTTGATGAATTTGGAACAACTGCACTTTTAAGTTCAATAATATCTAATCAAAATTATGAATTTAGAACAATTAAAATAGTAAAACTTTTAGTGCAAAAAGGTGCAAATATAAATATTATTGATAAAGAGGATAATCATGCACTTACAAGTGCTATAAAACTTAAACAAATAAATTTAGTTAAAACACTACTTGAATTGCAAGCAGATATTAATGTAGTTTCAAGAGAAGGCAAAACTGCAATTCATTTCTTATTAGATACAAATTACACAATAAATGAATTAGAAATTTATCTAAAACTATTTGACGATTATGGAATCGATATAAATTATAATAAAAATATAGATTGTGCACTATTATATTATATAAAAAGTATGGATTTCTCATCTAATCGTTCAATGGGATTTTTACAAGAAGATATAAAAATCAAAAAAGAAGAAGATAATATAGTAAATCTTCTTATTAAATATAAAGCCAACATCAAAGAAGCTATAAATCAAGCAATAGAAAATAATGAATCAAAAGACATTATTGACTATTTAAAAGAAAAAGGAAATATGTGA